A region from the Achromobacter seleniivolatilans genome encodes:
- the purH gene encoding bifunctional phosphoribosylaminoimidazolecarboxamide formyltransferase/IMP cyclohydrolase, which produces MKIETALLSVSDKTGIVEFARALAARGVRLLSTGGTAKLLADSGLTVTEVAAHTGSPEILDGRVKTLHPKIHGGLLARRDSAEHMDTIKAAGIDRIDMLVVNLYPFRETVAKPDCTFADAVENIDIGGPAMLRAAAKNHGTEAGGVTVVIDPVDYSRVLTEMDKGGSTSYGLRLALASKVYAHTAAYDGAIAAYLTSLTEAEPAQEAVPARTEWPGTLTVQVKQQQALRYGENPHQTAAFYVDSQRSAGLLGNYRQLQGKELSYNNIADADAAWECARSFDVPACVIVKHANPCGVAVAADTLGAYQQAFKTDPTSAFGGIIAFNRPVDAATAEAVSSQFLEVLLAPAYDGAALAILAAKKNVRVLEVPQGTGQNAFDIKRVGGGWLVQSPDAYNVPRDALKVVSKRQPTEQEMNDLTFAWKVAKYVKSNAIVFVGGGMTLGVGAGQMSRIDSARIASIKAENAGLTLKGSAVASDAFFPFRDGLDVVVAAGATCVIQPGGSMRDDEVIAAADEHGIAMVLTGTRHFRH; this is translated from the coding sequence ATGAAAATCGAAACCGCCCTGCTTTCGGTGTCCGACAAGACCGGCATCGTTGAATTTGCCCGCGCGCTGGCCGCGCGTGGCGTGCGTCTGCTGTCGACTGGCGGCACCGCCAAGTTGCTGGCCGACTCCGGCCTGACCGTCACCGAAGTGGCTGCCCACACCGGTTCGCCGGAAATTCTGGATGGCCGCGTCAAGACGCTGCACCCGAAAATTCACGGCGGCCTGCTGGCCCGCCGTGACAGCGCCGAACACATGGACACGATCAAGGCGGCCGGTATCGATCGTATCGACATGCTGGTGGTCAACCTGTATCCGTTCCGTGAAACTGTCGCCAAGCCGGACTGCACGTTCGCTGACGCCGTGGAAAACATCGACATCGGCGGCCCGGCCATGCTGCGCGCCGCTGCCAAGAACCACGGCACCGAAGCTGGCGGCGTGACGGTTGTGATCGACCCGGTCGATTATTCCCGCGTGCTGACGGAAATGGACAAGGGCGGCAGCACCTCGTACGGCCTGCGCCTGGCGCTGGCCTCCAAGGTCTATGCGCACACGGCTGCCTATGATGGCGCCATCGCTGCCTATCTGACCAGCCTGACCGAAGCCGAGCCCGCGCAGGAAGCCGTGCCGGCCCGCACCGAATGGCCGGGCACCCTGACCGTGCAGGTCAAGCAGCAACAGGCGCTGCGCTACGGCGAAAACCCGCACCAGACCGCCGCCTTCTACGTCGACTCGCAACGTTCGGCCGGCCTGTTGGGCAACTATCGCCAGTTGCAGGGCAAGGAACTGTCCTACAACAACATCGCCGACGCCGACGCCGCATGGGAATGCGCGCGCAGCTTCGACGTGCCGGCGTGTGTCATCGTCAAGCATGCCAACCCCTGCGGCGTTGCCGTAGCGGCCGACACGCTGGGCGCGTATCAGCAAGCCTTCAAGACCGATCCCACGTCGGCGTTTGGCGGCATCATCGCCTTCAACCGTCCGGTGGACGCCGCTACGGCCGAAGCCGTGAGCTCGCAGTTCCTGGAAGTGCTGCTGGCCCCGGCCTATGACGGCGCCGCGCTGGCCATCCTGGCAGCCAAGAAGAACGTGCGCGTGCTGGAAGTGCCGCAGGGCACGGGCCAGAACGCCTTTGACATCAAGCGCGTGGGCGGCGGCTGGCTGGTGCAAAGCCCGGACGCCTACAACGTGCCGCGTGATGCGCTCAAGGTGGTCAGCAAGCGCCAGCCGACCGAGCAGGAAATGAACGACCTGACGTTCGCCTGGAAGGTCGCCAAGTACGTCAAGTCCAACGCCATCGTGTTCGTGGGCGGCGGCATGACTCTCGGTGTGGGCGCCGGCCAGATGAGCCGTATCGACTCGGCCCGCATTGCGTCCATCAAGGCGGAAAACGCTGGACTGACGCTCAAGGGTTCGGCAGTGGCGTCGGATGCGTTCTTCCCGTTCCGCGACGGTCTGGACGTGGTGGTGGCTGCGGGCGCGACCTGCGTCATCCAGCCGGGCGGCAGCATGCGCGACGATGAAGTCATTGCAGCGGCCGACGAGCATGGCATCGCCATGGTGCTGACCGGCACCCGTCACTTCCGTCACTGA
- the ruvC gene encoding crossover junction endodeoxyribonuclease RuvC: protein MRVLGIDPGLRRTGFGVIDVDGPRLRYVASGTIVVPPALTLAERLKVILDNLRQVARDTQPDVAALEIIFLNTNPASTLLLGQARGAALCALADSSLAVHEYTALQIKKAVVGTGRAAKEQVQMMVQHLLALDGKPAADSADALACAICHAHVGPMQEKLERLGTSLRMSGKTRIRNGRLIG from the coding sequence ATGCGCGTCCTCGGCATTGATCCTGGTTTGCGCCGCACCGGCTTTGGTGTGATCGATGTCGACGGCCCGCGGCTGCGGTATGTGGCCAGCGGGACCATTGTGGTCCCGCCGGCCCTTACCCTGGCCGAACGCTTGAAGGTCATTCTGGACAATCTGCGCCAGGTGGCCCGCGACACGCAACCCGACGTGGCCGCGCTGGAAATCATCTTTTTGAATACCAATCCCGCGTCCACCCTGCTCTTGGGTCAGGCGCGCGGCGCGGCGTTGTGCGCACTGGCCGACAGTTCTCTGGCGGTGCACGAGTACACCGCCTTGCAGATCAAAAAGGCCGTGGTGGGCACCGGACGCGCTGCCAAGGAGCAGGTGCAGATGATGGTGCAGCACCTGCTGGCACTGGACGGAAAACCTGCCGCCGACTCGGCCGATGCGCTGGCTTGCGCCATCTGCCATGCCCATGTCGGCCCGATGCAGGAAAAACTGGAACGCCTGGGCACCTCGCTGCGCATGAGCGGCAAGACGCGGATACGCAACGGCCGCCTGATCGGCTGA
- the ruvA gene encoding Holliday junction branch migration protein RuvA, whose translation MIGRITGTLIEKLPPTICVDVGGLGYDIDVPMSTLYSLPETGARVTLYTHLTVREDAHILYGFASASERSTFRALIKVSGIGARTALSVLSGLSVADLAQAITLQESGRLTRVPGIGKKTAERLLLEMRGKLGADIGASSHATPDNQSDILNALLALGYSDKESLSALKTLPEGVGVSDGIKQALKALVR comes from the coding sequence ATGATCGGACGCATTACCGGAACCCTGATCGAAAAACTGCCGCCCACCATCTGTGTGGACGTGGGCGGTCTGGGCTATGACATCGACGTGCCCATGAGCACGCTGTATTCGCTGCCGGAAACGGGCGCCCGCGTCACGTTGTATACGCACCTGACGGTGCGCGAGGACGCTCACATTCTGTATGGCTTTGCGTCTGCCAGCGAACGCAGCACGTTTCGCGCGCTGATCAAGGTCAGCGGCATCGGCGCCCGCACCGCCTTGTCGGTGCTGTCGGGTCTGTCGGTGGCGGATCTGGCCCAGGCCATTACCTTGCAAGAATCCGGCCGCCTGACGCGCGTTCCGGGCATCGGCAAGAAAACCGCCGAACGCCTGCTGCTGGAAATGCGCGGCAAGCTGGGCGCGGATATTGGCGCGTCCTCACACGCCACGCCCGATAACCAGTCCGACATTCTGAACGCGCTGCTGGCGCTGGGATACTCCGACAAGGAATCGTTGTCGGCGCTGAAGACCTTGCCGGAAGGCGTAGGCGTGTCCGACGGCATCAAGCAGGCGCTGAAGGCGCTGGTGCGCTAG
- a CDS encoding complex I NDUFA9 subunit family protein: MRILVIGGTGFIGRHLIARLSGDLHQFIVPTRLLARGSELQVFPTVTLIQTDIHDDAALDRLVQGCDVVVNLVGILHGNSGQPYGSDFARAHVHLPQRIAQACRRHGVRRLLHVSALGADSKGDSMYQRSKGDGEAAIQNEFHAGNEGGWTIFRPSVIFGPDDKFTNMFATLARWLPVLPLAGAHVRMQPVYVGDVVSAMVSALGNSHTCGKTYELGGPQIYTLGEIARLCAAWSGHPRPVINMPMGVGRMQARLFECMPGEPLMSRDNLDSLRRDNICTGPIAPELHVVPTGLEAVAPRYL; encoded by the coding sequence ATGCGTATCCTTGTCATCGGCGGCACTGGCTTTATCGGCCGTCATCTTATCGCCCGGTTGTCCGGCGATCTGCACCAGTTCATCGTACCTACCCGCCTCTTGGCGCGGGGCAGTGAACTGCAAGTTTTTCCCACGGTCACCCTGATCCAGACCGACATCCACGATGACGCCGCGCTGGACCGCCTGGTGCAGGGGTGCGACGTGGTCGTCAATCTGGTGGGCATCCTGCACGGCAACTCCGGTCAGCCGTATGGTTCAGATTTTGCGCGTGCCCACGTGCACCTGCCGCAGCGTATCGCGCAGGCGTGCCGGCGGCATGGCGTCCGCCGTCTGTTGCACGTGAGCGCCTTGGGCGCAGACTCCAAGGGCGACAGCATGTACCAGCGCTCCAAGGGTGATGGCGAGGCCGCCATCCAGAACGAATTTCATGCCGGCAACGAAGGCGGGTGGACCATCTTCCGGCCCTCCGTCATCTTCGGACCTGACGACAAATTCACCAATATGTTCGCCACTCTGGCACGCTGGCTGCCCGTGCTGCCGCTGGCGGGCGCGCACGTGCGCATGCAGCCGGTCTATGTGGGCGACGTGGTGTCCGCCATGGTGTCCGCATTGGGCAACTCACACACTTGCGGCAAGACGTATGAGCTGGGCGGACCGCAGATCTACACGCTGGGCGAAATTGCGCGGCTCTGCGCCGCATGGAGCGGCCACCCTCGTCCGGTAATCAACATGCCGATGGGCGTCGGGCGCATGCAGGCCCGGCTGTTCGAATGCATGCCCGGCGAACCCCTGATGTCGCGCGACAATCTGGATTCCCTGCGCCGCGACAACATCTGCACGGGGCCTATCGCGCCGGAGCTTCACGTGGTTCCAACGGGCTTGGAAGCCGTCGCCCCCCGCTACTTGTGA
- a CDS encoding threo-3-hydroxy-L-aspartate ammonia-lyase, producing MLPDLPTYDDVVRASERLAGNAHRTPVLTSTTADAISGASVFFKCENFQRMGAFKFRGGYNAIARLTPEQRAAGVVTFSSGNHAQAIALASKLQGVQATIIMPLDAPAAKRAATEGYGGKIVTYDRYTEDREVIAQRIHAETGATLIPPYDHEDVITGQGTAAKELFEEVGELDYLFVCLGGGGLLSGSALSAFALSPRCLVYGVEPEAGNDGQQSLRKGEIVRIPAPKTLADGAATTHLGNLTFPLIQKYVRDIVTVTDAQLITTMKFFAERMKMVVEPTGCLGAAAVMQNVVPVRGARVGVIISGGNVDLPAYGKLLAS from the coding sequence ATGCTGCCTGACTTGCCTACTTATGATGATGTCGTCCGCGCCAGCGAGCGCTTGGCCGGCAACGCCCATCGCACGCCCGTCTTGACCTCTACGACGGCCGATGCCATCAGCGGCGCATCGGTTTTCTTCAAGTGCGAGAATTTTCAGCGCATGGGCGCGTTCAAATTCCGGGGCGGCTACAACGCCATTGCGCGTCTGACGCCCGAACAGCGCGCTGCCGGTGTGGTGACTTTTTCATCGGGCAATCACGCGCAAGCCATTGCGCTGGCGTCCAAGCTGCAAGGCGTGCAGGCCACCATCATCATGCCGCTGGACGCGCCTGCGGCCAAACGCGCCGCCACAGAAGGTTACGGCGGCAAGATCGTCACCTATGACCGCTATACCGAAGACCGCGAAGTCATTGCCCAGCGTATTCACGCGGAAACCGGCGCTACGCTGATTCCACCCTACGATCACGAAGACGTGATCACAGGCCAAGGCACGGCGGCCAAAGAGTTGTTTGAGGAAGTTGGCGAACTGGACTACCTGTTCGTCTGCTTGGGCGGCGGGGGGCTGTTGTCCGGCTCCGCCTTGTCGGCATTTGCGCTCAGTCCGCGTTGTCTGGTCTACGGCGTCGAGCCGGAAGCCGGCAATGATGGCCAGCAATCGTTGCGTAAGGGTGAAATCGTCCGAATTCCAGCCCCCAAAACGTTGGCCGATGGCGCTGCCACGACCCATCTGGGCAACCTGACCTTTCCGCTCATCCAGAAGTATGTGCGCGACATCGTCACCGTGACTGACGCGCAATTGATCACCACCATGAAGTTCTTCGCCGAACGCATGAAGATGGTGGTCGAACCCACGGGTTGCCTGGGAGCCGCGGCAGTCATGCAGAACGTGGTGCCGGTGCGTGGCGCGCGGGTTGGCGTCATTATCAGCGGCGGTAATGTCGATCTTCCGGCCTACGGCAAGCTGCTGGCGTCTTGA
- the ruvB gene encoding Holliday junction branch migration DNA helicase RuvB, translating to MAIQSDSLSSRPDAPRIVAPQPVSPNEESIERALRPKALGEYVGQQRAREQLEIFIAAARNRGESLDHVLLFGPPGLGKTTLAHIIAHEMGVQLRQTSGPVLERPGDLAALLTNLEKNDVLFIDEIHRLSPVVEEILYPALEDFQIDILIGEGPAARSVKLDLQPFTLVGATTRAGMLTNPLRDRFGIVSRLEFYNATDLGHIVTRSAGLLHAAITPDGAGEIARRARGTPRIANRLLRRVRDYAEVKASGTIDADVAGRALAMLEVDPQGLDLMDRKLLEAIIHKFDGGPVGVDSLAAAIGEERDTIEDVIEPYLIQHGYLQRTPRGRTATQTTWRHLGLTPPAGTTGASADLFCK from the coding sequence ATGGCCATTCAGTCCGATTCCCTGTCTTCCCGTCCCGACGCCCCGCGCATTGTGGCGCCGCAGCCGGTATCGCCCAATGAAGAATCGATTGAACGCGCCCTGCGGCCCAAGGCGCTGGGCGAATACGTCGGCCAGCAGCGTGCCCGTGAACAGCTGGAAATCTTCATTGCCGCCGCCAGAAACCGGGGTGAGTCTCTGGATCACGTTCTGTTGTTTGGCCCCCCCGGCCTGGGCAAGACCACACTGGCGCACATCATTGCGCACGAGATGGGGGTGCAACTGCGTCAGACGTCGGGTCCCGTGCTGGAACGCCCGGGCGATCTGGCCGCCTTGCTGACCAACCTGGAAAAGAACGACGTCCTGTTCATTGACGAAATCCATCGCCTGTCGCCCGTGGTCGAGGAAATTCTGTACCCGGCGCTGGAAGATTTTCAGATCGACATCCTGATCGGTGAAGGCCCGGCCGCGCGCAGCGTAAAGCTGGACCTGCAACCCTTCACTTTGGTGGGCGCCACCACACGTGCAGGCATGCTGACCAATCCGCTGCGTGATCGTTTTGGCATCGTGTCGCGGCTGGAGTTCTACAACGCCACCGACCTGGGCCACATCGTGACGCGTAGCGCCGGCCTGCTCCACGCCGCCATCACACCGGACGGCGCGGGCGAAATCGCGCGCCGCGCCCGTGGCACGCCGCGTATCGCCAACCGCCTGCTGCGCCGCGTGCGTGACTATGCCGAAGTCAAGGCCAGCGGCACTATTGATGCAGACGTTGCTGGCCGTGCGCTGGCCATGCTGGAAGTCGACCCGCAAGGGCTGGACCTGATGGACCGCAAGCTGCTCGAGGCCATCATCCACAAATTCGATGGCGGACCCGTAGGCGTGGACAGCTTGGCCGCTGCTATTGGCGAAGAGCGCGACACCATCGAAGACGTGATCGAACCCTACCTGATTCAGCACGGCTACCTGCAACGCACGCCGCGCGGCCGGACCGCTACGCAGACCACTTGGCGTCATCTCGGCCTGACCCCGCCTGCCGGCACAACGGGCGCAAGCGCCGATCTCTTCTGCAAGTAA
- a CDS encoding sensor histidine kinase, which produces MRFSAGFLVPRSLRARLILLILGSVLLTQAATLVTVSYFRHKFMEDVGIGYIVTTIRTLRAAVSQIPAEDRADFVRSASQNQWRLWSRVLPAEAKLQRFNGRRPPPPPRAAQRPPPPPPSDARPGDLPGPPPPPPEVRGDDHGADGMRDDQRTAEERDTDRAREEHIRRYKPEPDDIRRDLRVLVQQLNERLNDGTRVALSRGPAPEIFISLAPNSASEDAPRLREWLVIPLDRLDPPVATPFIAAWLGGLGLLLLLAVGFSWHITRPITRLADAADRLAAGQPQRVEPSGPHETRALGERFNAMLDALAESDSVRRTLLSGLPHDLKGPLSRMWLRIEMADDSKLKEGLRTDLQDMQHMVDQFIGFVRGTDPAAYRYAPMLLSDWLTERVGAWQGAGTDIHLTAAEDDTTMVVQADAVALGRLLDNLIGNALNHGAPPVEVNLRREDRYAVLDVADHGPGIVPERRQEALRPFSRLDDARTRTGSVGLGLALAEAIARAHGGSLELLQAESGGLRVRVKLPLSETA; this is translated from the coding sequence ATGCGTTTTTCCGCTGGTTTTCTGGTGCCGCGGTCGTTACGGGCGCGACTGATCCTGCTGATCTTGGGTTCCGTTCTGCTGACCCAGGCGGCTACTTTGGTCACGGTCTCGTATTTCCGGCACAAATTCATGGAAGATGTGGGGATCGGTTATATCGTCACCACCATCCGCACCCTGCGCGCCGCGGTGTCCCAGATACCTGCCGAAGATCGCGCCGATTTCGTGCGCTCTGCCTCGCAGAACCAATGGCGCCTATGGTCGCGCGTGCTGCCGGCTGAAGCGAAGTTGCAGCGGTTCAATGGCCGCCGTCCTCCGCCTCCGCCACGCGCGGCACAACGCCCGCCTCCTCCCCCGCCATCGGATGCCCGGCCGGGCGATCTCCCCGGCCCGCCGCCGCCACCGCCAGAAGTGCGAGGCGACGACCATGGCGCCGACGGAATGCGTGACGATCAGCGTACCGCCGAAGAACGCGATACCGATCGGGCGCGCGAAGAGCACATACGCCGCTATAAGCCTGAGCCGGATGACATCCGCCGCGACCTGCGGGTGCTGGTGCAGCAGCTGAATGAGCGCTTGAACGACGGCACCCGGGTGGCGCTGTCGCGTGGCCCCGCGCCAGAAATATTCATCTCGCTGGCGCCCAATTCCGCCAGCGAAGACGCGCCGCGTCTGCGTGAGTGGCTGGTGATTCCGCTGGACCGCCTTGATCCGCCCGTGGCGACGCCGTTCATCGCCGCCTGGCTCGGCGGGTTGGGGCTCTTGCTGTTGTTGGCAGTTGGGTTTTCCTGGCATATCACGCGTCCCATTACCCGGTTGGCCGACGCGGCCGACCGCCTGGCCGCCGGACAACCACAACGTGTCGAACCCTCTGGCCCGCACGAAACCCGGGCTCTGGGCGAGCGCTTCAACGCCATGCTGGATGCTTTGGCGGAATCGGATTCGGTGCGCCGCACGTTGCTGTCGGGACTGCCGCACGATCTGAAAGGGCCGTTGTCGCGCATGTGGCTGCGTATCGAGATGGCTGACGATTCCAAGCTGAAGGAAGGGCTGCGTACCGATCTGCAGGACATGCAGCACATGGTGGACCAGTTCATCGGCTTTGTGCGCGGCACGGACCCTGCAGCCTACCGATATGCCCCCATGTTGTTGTCCGACTGGCTGACCGAGCGGGTCGGCGCTTGGCAGGGCGCGGGCACCGATATCCACCTGACCGCGGCCGAAGACGACACCACGATGGTGGTGCAGGCGGATGCCGTGGCGCTGGGCCGTTTGCTGGACAACCTGATTGGAAACGCCCTGAATCATGGGGCGCCCCCGGTGGAGGTAAATTTGCGCCGGGAAGACCGCTACGCCGTTCTGGATGTGGCGGATCACGGCCCCGGCATCGTGCCCGAACGCCGTCAGGAGGCCCTGCGGCCCTTCAGCCGGCTGGACGATGCACGCACGCGCACGGGCAGCGTGGGGCTGGGGCTGGCCCTGGCGGAAGCCATTGCCCGCGCCCATGGCGGATCGCTGGAGCTGCTTCAAGCGGAGTCTGGCGGCTTGCGGGTGCGAGTAAAGCTTCCGCTGTCTGAGACGGCTTAG
- a CDS encoding response regulator, protein MDNSHTKLLVVDDDPALRQLLADYLNRHGYDTLLAPDATDLSSRITRYAPDLLVLDRMLPGGDGADACRRLREQGEDIPVILLTARDEAVDRIIGLEAGADDYVGKPFDPRELLARIEAVLRRKRGPSALTKDAPVTFGPFLFDPSTRQLSREGTVVKLTGGEINLLEALVRNAGKPLSRERLLALARDDDAGERNDRAIDIAILRLRRVIEDDPKQPRWIQTVWGIGYRFSP, encoded by the coding sequence ATGGACAATTCCCACACCAAGCTGCTGGTCGTAGACGACGATCCTGCCCTGCGCCAACTGCTGGCCGACTACCTGAATCGGCATGGCTACGACACCTTGCTGGCGCCGGACGCCACCGATTTGTCGTCCCGCATCACTCGTTACGCCCCGGATCTGCTCGTGCTTGACCGCATGCTGCCGGGCGGCGATGGCGCCGATGCCTGCCGCCGCCTGCGAGAACAGGGCGAAGACATTCCCGTTATCTTGCTGACCGCCCGCGATGAAGCCGTAGACCGCATCATCGGTTTGGAAGCCGGCGCGGACGATTACGTGGGCAAGCCCTTCGACCCGCGCGAGCTGCTGGCCCGCATCGAGGCCGTGCTGCGCCGCAAGCGCGGCCCCTCCGCGCTGACCAAAGATGCCCCGGTCACGTTCGGGCCCTTCCTGTTTGATCCCTCCACGCGCCAGCTGTCTCGCGAAGGCACTGTCGTCAAACTGACAGGCGGCGAAATCAATCTGCTGGAAGCGTTGGTGCGCAACGCCGGCAAGCCGCTGTCCCGCGAACGCCTGCTGGCGCTGGCGCGCGATGACGACGCCGGCGAACGCAACGATCGCGCCATCGACATCGCCATTCTGCGCCTGCGCCGCGTCATTGAAGACGATCCCAAACAGCCGCGCTGGATACAGACCGTCTGGGGCATCGGTTACCGGTTTTCCCCCTGA
- a CDS encoding fimbrial protein encodes MHTALVAGISSPLAPALADTPISPLNSASPPSGGAVRMARGIGVLSPVQPLPVRPAPSIESRAVPLDPAPCDLQAAEPAIDTSLQGTENSAADLIPGTGVALSGSADSAPLGCEQAASQAEEPAPDYDFALENGDLPRVPVVVISGVSRPTRPWFASVSGQDGLRYGGSRNWVYRNTAGPSVSIGNITANAPTWGSSAPVGGLQISNWAGSGATVPEGSFGYSSSLGKLNNMDPAANSGAVDYGASVGSGAVRYGLTPALTLEGQMQSAPSLTTRGMGTTYAAGDYGTFQAGATQSSFDAANAWRYRIGYNVDVADTVNLGYTNEQIGAGFGDLSTYSGGVASVPQTRNTLTAGVPITGWGTLSGTYSGLHEGSTLAEQRVGLTHSMFVAPKVKLAVGADRDIISGNYEWRANLSMPVDTFMRGTWFSW; translated from the coding sequence TTGCATACGGCGCTCGTGGCAGGCATAAGCAGCCCGCTTGCCCCCGCTCTTGCCGACACACCGATTTCGCCCCTAAATTCTGCCTCTCCGCCTTCGGGCGGAGCGGTACGCATGGCGCGCGGTATCGGTGTGCTTTCCCCGGTGCAACCGCTACCGGTGCGCCCTGCCCCCTCTATCGAATCCCGCGCCGTGCCGCTGGACCCCGCCCCCTGCGATCTGCAAGCGGCGGAACCGGCTATCGATACCAGCTTGCAGGGCACAGAGAACAGCGCGGCGGATTTGATCCCGGGCACAGGCGTAGCCTTGTCCGGGTCTGCGGATTCTGCGCCTTTGGGCTGCGAGCAGGCGGCAAGCCAGGCTGAAGAGCCCGCGCCTGACTACGATTTTGCACTGGAAAACGGTGACCTGCCCCGCGTTCCCGTCGTGGTGATATCCGGCGTGTCCCGCCCAACCCGGCCCTGGTTTGCTTCCGTCAGTGGCCAGGACGGCTTGCGCTACGGCGGCAGCCGCAACTGGGTCTATCGCAATACCGCTGGCCCGTCTGTGTCCATCGGCAATATCACGGCCAACGCCCCAACCTGGGGCAGCAGCGCGCCCGTGGGCGGATTGCAGATATCAAACTGGGCAGGTTCCGGCGCGACCGTGCCAGAAGGCAGCTTTGGCTATTCGTCGTCGCTGGGCAAGCTCAACAATATGGACCCCGCGGCCAACTCGGGCGCCGTGGACTATGGCGCGTCAGTGGGCAGCGGGGCCGTGCGTTATGGCCTGACACCGGCCCTGACGCTGGAAGGGCAGATGCAGAGCGCGCCGTCCCTCACCACGCGGGGCATGGGTACCACCTATGCAGCCGGCGACTACGGCACCTTCCAGGCTGGCGCCACACAAAGCTCGTTTGATGCGGCCAATGCCTGGCGTTATCGCATTGGCTATAACGTCGATGTGGCCGACACCGTGAACCTGGGCTACACCAATGAGCAGATTGGGGCGGGCTTTGGAGATTTATCGACCTATTCGGGCGGCGTCGCGTCCGTGCCGCAAACTCGCAACACACTGACTGCCGGCGTGCCCATCACGGGCTGGGGCACCCTTAGCGGCACCTATTCCGGGCTGCATGAGGGTTCGACCCTGGCCGAGCAGCGGGTCGGCCTGACGCACAGCATGTTTGTGGCGCCCAAGGTGAAACTGGCGGTGGGTGCGGACCGGGACATCATCTCGGGCAATTACGAGTGGCGCGCCAACCTGAGCATGCCGGTCGATACGTTCATGCGGGGCACCTGGTTCAGCTGGTAG